From Cyprinus carpio isolate SPL01 chromosome A7, ASM1834038v1, whole genome shotgun sequence, a single genomic window includes:
- the LOC109065681 gene encoding syntenin-1-like isoform X1 — MSLYPSLEDMKVDKFMQAQNTPTSSPLKALPLPEPSRCQNESYYDSKSEEIATSSRLYPELNEFMGLNLSADAQQTFSSLVPDQTSGALSVCTPRMSFAAAPITGSDLGVKRAEIRQGIREVLLCKDMDGKIGLRLKVIDNGVFVQLVQANTPAALAGLRFGDQILQINGKSCAGWSSDNAHKELKYANPEKITLAVRDRPLERTVTLHKDMNGQLGFLFKKGRITSIVKDSSAARNGLLTDHQICEINGQNIIGLKDSQITDILNSSGGVVTVTVMPVVIFEHMIKRMSSSIVKTLMDHSIPEV, encoded by the exons ATGTCACTGTATCCATCTCTAGAAGACATGAAGGTGGATAAGTTCATGCAG GCACAGAACACCCCCACTTCAAGCCCATTAAAGGCTTTACCTCTTCCCGAACCTTCCAGATGCCAGAATGAGTCTTACTATGATTCAAAATCTGAAGAGATAG CTACTTCTAGCAGGTTGTACCCTGAGCTGAATGAGTTTATGGGTCTAAATCTCAGTGCAGATGCTCAACAAACTTTTTCCTCTTTAGTTCCTGACCAGACCAGTggg GCTCTTAGTGTCTGCACACCCAGAATGAGCTTTGCGGCAGCCCCCATAACAGGAAGTGACCTGGGGGTGAAGAGGGCAGAGATTCGACAGGGTATACGGGAGGTGTTGCTGTGCAAAGACATGGATGGGAAGATTGGCCTCCGCCTCAAAGTCATAGATAAT GGTGTGTTTGTGCAATTAGTGCAGGCTAATACTCCTGCAGCACTGGCAGGGCTGCGGTTTGGTGATCAGATTCTGCAGATCAATGGCAAATCGTGTGCTGGCTGGAGTAGTGATAATGCACATAAGGAGCTTAAGTATGCCAACCCAGAGAAGATCACTTTGGCTGTGCGagacag GCCACTGGAGCGAACTGTTACTCTTCACAAGGACATGAACGGGCAGCTCggctttctttttaaaaagggtCGAATCACTTCAATAGTAAAAGACAGCTCAGCTGCACGTAACGGCCTCCTTACTGATCATCAGATCTGTGAGATCAATGGTCAGAATATAATTGGACTGAAG GACTCCCAAATCACAGACATCCTTAATTCCAGCGGAGGTGTTGTCACAGTAACTGTGATGCCAGTGGTTATTTTTGAACACATGATAAAAAG GATGTCCAGCAGTATTGTAAAGACACTAATGGATCATTCTATTCCTGAGGTGTGA
- the LOC109065681 gene encoding syntenin-1-like isoform X2: MSLYPSLEDMKAQNTPTSSPLKALPLPEPSRCQNESYYDSKSEEIATSSRLYPELNEFMGLNLSADAQQTFSSLVPDQTSGALSVCTPRMSFAAAPITGSDLGVKRAEIRQGIREVLLCKDMDGKIGLRLKVIDNGVFVQLVQANTPAALAGLRFGDQILQINGKSCAGWSSDNAHKELKYANPEKITLAVRDRPLERTVTLHKDMNGQLGFLFKKGRITSIVKDSSAARNGLLTDHQICEINGQNIIGLKDSQITDILNSSGGVVTVTVMPVVIFEHMIKRMSSSIVKTLMDHSIPEV, from the exons ATGTCACTGTATCCATCTCTAGAAGACATGAAG GCACAGAACACCCCCACTTCAAGCCCATTAAAGGCTTTACCTCTTCCCGAACCTTCCAGATGCCAGAATGAGTCTTACTATGATTCAAAATCTGAAGAGATAG CTACTTCTAGCAGGTTGTACCCTGAGCTGAATGAGTTTATGGGTCTAAATCTCAGTGCAGATGCTCAACAAACTTTTTCCTCTTTAGTTCCTGACCAGACCAGTggg GCTCTTAGTGTCTGCACACCCAGAATGAGCTTTGCGGCAGCCCCCATAACAGGAAGTGACCTGGGGGTGAAGAGGGCAGAGATTCGACAGGGTATACGGGAGGTGTTGCTGTGCAAAGACATGGATGGGAAGATTGGCCTCCGCCTCAAAGTCATAGATAAT GGTGTGTTTGTGCAATTAGTGCAGGCTAATACTCCTGCAGCACTGGCAGGGCTGCGGTTTGGTGATCAGATTCTGCAGATCAATGGCAAATCGTGTGCTGGCTGGAGTAGTGATAATGCACATAAGGAGCTTAAGTATGCCAACCCAGAGAAGATCACTTTGGCTGTGCGagacag GCCACTGGAGCGAACTGTTACTCTTCACAAGGACATGAACGGGCAGCTCggctttctttttaaaaagggtCGAATCACTTCAATAGTAAAAGACAGCTCAGCTGCACGTAACGGCCTCCTTACTGATCATCAGATCTGTGAGATCAATGGTCAGAATATAATTGGACTGAAG GACTCCCAAATCACAGACATCCTTAATTCCAGCGGAGGTGTTGTCACAGTAACTGTGATGCCAGTGGTTATTTTTGAACACATGATAAAAAG GATGTCCAGCAGTATTGTAAAGACACTAATGGATCATTCTATTCCTGAGGTGTGA
- the LOC109065681 gene encoding syntenin-1-like isoform X3: MKVDKFMQAQNTPTSSPLKALPLPEPSRCQNESYYDSKSEEIATSSRLYPELNEFMGLNLSADAQQTFSSLVPDQTSGALSVCTPRMSFAAAPITGSDLGVKRAEIRQGIREVLLCKDMDGKIGLRLKVIDNGVFVQLVQANTPAALAGLRFGDQILQINGKSCAGWSSDNAHKELKYANPEKITLAVRDRPLERTVTLHKDMNGQLGFLFKKGRITSIVKDSSAARNGLLTDHQICEINGQNIIGLKDSQITDILNSSGGVVTVTVMPVVIFEHMIKRMSSSIVKTLMDHSIPEV; the protein is encoded by the exons ATGAAGGTGGATAAGTTCATGCAG GCACAGAACACCCCCACTTCAAGCCCATTAAAGGCTTTACCTCTTCCCGAACCTTCCAGATGCCAGAATGAGTCTTACTATGATTCAAAATCTGAAGAGATAG CTACTTCTAGCAGGTTGTACCCTGAGCTGAATGAGTTTATGGGTCTAAATCTCAGTGCAGATGCTCAACAAACTTTTTCCTCTTTAGTTCCTGACCAGACCAGTggg GCTCTTAGTGTCTGCACACCCAGAATGAGCTTTGCGGCAGCCCCCATAACAGGAAGTGACCTGGGGGTGAAGAGGGCAGAGATTCGACAGGGTATACGGGAGGTGTTGCTGTGCAAAGACATGGATGGGAAGATTGGCCTCCGCCTCAAAGTCATAGATAAT GGTGTGTTTGTGCAATTAGTGCAGGCTAATACTCCTGCAGCACTGGCAGGGCTGCGGTTTGGTGATCAGATTCTGCAGATCAATGGCAAATCGTGTGCTGGCTGGAGTAGTGATAATGCACATAAGGAGCTTAAGTATGCCAACCCAGAGAAGATCACTTTGGCTGTGCGagacag GCCACTGGAGCGAACTGTTACTCTTCACAAGGACATGAACGGGCAGCTCggctttctttttaaaaagggtCGAATCACTTCAATAGTAAAAGACAGCTCAGCTGCACGTAACGGCCTCCTTACTGATCATCAGATCTGTGAGATCAATGGTCAGAATATAATTGGACTGAAG GACTCCCAAATCACAGACATCCTTAATTCCAGCGGAGGTGTTGTCACAGTAACTGTGATGCCAGTGGTTATTTTTGAACACATGATAAAAAG GATGTCCAGCAGTATTGTAAAGACACTAATGGATCATTCTATTCCTGAGGTGTGA
- the LOC109065681 gene encoding syntenin-1-like isoform X4, whose amino-acid sequence MKAQNTPTSSPLKALPLPEPSRCQNESYYDSKSEEIATSSRLYPELNEFMGLNLSADAQQTFSSLVPDQTSGALSVCTPRMSFAAAPITGSDLGVKRAEIRQGIREVLLCKDMDGKIGLRLKVIDNGVFVQLVQANTPAALAGLRFGDQILQINGKSCAGWSSDNAHKELKYANPEKITLAVRDRPLERTVTLHKDMNGQLGFLFKKGRITSIVKDSSAARNGLLTDHQICEINGQNIIGLKDSQITDILNSSGGVVTVTVMPVVIFEHMIKRMSSSIVKTLMDHSIPEV is encoded by the exons ATGAAG GCACAGAACACCCCCACTTCAAGCCCATTAAAGGCTTTACCTCTTCCCGAACCTTCCAGATGCCAGAATGAGTCTTACTATGATTCAAAATCTGAAGAGATAG CTACTTCTAGCAGGTTGTACCCTGAGCTGAATGAGTTTATGGGTCTAAATCTCAGTGCAGATGCTCAACAAACTTTTTCCTCTTTAGTTCCTGACCAGACCAGTggg GCTCTTAGTGTCTGCACACCCAGAATGAGCTTTGCGGCAGCCCCCATAACAGGAAGTGACCTGGGGGTGAAGAGGGCAGAGATTCGACAGGGTATACGGGAGGTGTTGCTGTGCAAAGACATGGATGGGAAGATTGGCCTCCGCCTCAAAGTCATAGATAAT GGTGTGTTTGTGCAATTAGTGCAGGCTAATACTCCTGCAGCACTGGCAGGGCTGCGGTTTGGTGATCAGATTCTGCAGATCAATGGCAAATCGTGTGCTGGCTGGAGTAGTGATAATGCACATAAGGAGCTTAAGTATGCCAACCCAGAGAAGATCACTTTGGCTGTGCGagacag GCCACTGGAGCGAACTGTTACTCTTCACAAGGACATGAACGGGCAGCTCggctttctttttaaaaagggtCGAATCACTTCAATAGTAAAAGACAGCTCAGCTGCACGTAACGGCCTCCTTACTGATCATCAGATCTGTGAGATCAATGGTCAGAATATAATTGGACTGAAG GACTCCCAAATCACAGACATCCTTAATTCCAGCGGAGGTGTTGTCACAGTAACTGTGATGCCAGTGGTTATTTTTGAACACATGATAAAAAG GATGTCCAGCAGTATTGTAAAGACACTAATGGATCATTCTATTCCTGAGGTGTGA